In Nakamurella antarctica, the following are encoded in one genomic region:
- a CDS encoding TIM-barrel domain-containing protein produces the protein MAGTHEIAPFLGTPMPVEFVAKLASFEVVGSSVIIACDTERHMPEMQDYYGTLCETVLSAPTAGTPSTVRLDFWTPSVMRLRYSAGSDVPATPVPPLIGGEGAISPMLIGAPDKQVALEMTETDDEVTITTSAVVLTITKDPWQLTLRDRAGKMLWSTKPVDIDGLSRPRNQWNPPEQRWIFLHRYAYPLGRVCGKDRNTVFASFELRHDEKIVGFGEAFGRFDKVGTSQMLWLQEAFGNASPASYKQVPFYISNHGHAAFVHTSNAVRFDVGSREHTAMSVMIEDTDALDMFVIAGKPAEILPRYTSLTGAPAVPPPWSFGFWLGRITYDSQEQVEAVAKELRERRIPTDVIHIDTGWFKKDYTCDLTFSPTRFPDPAGMMARLREQGIRVCLWQWPNYNVASPLFDEGLEGGYLAKRTSGHAFTFPGGYGQDAGMIDFSNPEAVEWYQGKLAALFELGVSSIKVDYGEGAVPSASYANIPSESMRNLYPLLYQDAVWQASVRAGGEDAVIWARAGWAGSQRYPIHWSGDGIARFEDLPCVLRGMLSMGLSGFCFYSHDVGGFSGNPSPELYIRWLQLGVFSSHVRAHGSPPREPWEYGSHAEEVTRRYLDLRYRLMPYLFTAAVEGARRSLPVARPLILDSPEDPISWNIDDVYLFGPDILVAPILQEGATSRTAYLPSGAWLNFWTGESVTGGAFVTVEADLETLPLFVRSGSMIPMGPEQQYVGEHPCDPLELHFWGPTTSGEQAVHIAQGKVVKVAWQTVDGKLEVDAVGAPGLVEIVMHHGGVVPSGYRSIER, from the coding sequence ATGGCTGGTACGCACGAGATCGCGCCCTTCCTGGGCACTCCAATGCCCGTGGAATTCGTGGCCAAGCTGGCGTCTTTCGAGGTCGTCGGGTCCAGCGTCATCATCGCCTGCGACACCGAGCGGCATATGCCCGAAATGCAGGACTACTACGGAACGCTGTGCGAAACCGTCCTATCCGCACCCACGGCGGGCACCCCGTCCACGGTGCGGCTGGATTTCTGGACCCCGTCCGTTATGCGGCTTCGATACAGCGCTGGATCCGACGTTCCCGCTACGCCAGTACCGCCCCTGATCGGAGGGGAGGGCGCCATCAGCCCGATGCTGATCGGCGCGCCGGACAAGCAGGTAGCGCTGGAAATGACCGAAACCGACGACGAAGTGACGATCACAACGTCGGCAGTCGTCCTCACCATTACCAAAGATCCGTGGCAGCTGACCCTGCGCGATAGAGCCGGCAAGATGCTGTGGTCCACCAAGCCCGTTGATATCGACGGATTGAGCCGCCCCCGGAACCAATGGAACCCGCCCGAGCAGCGCTGGATCTTCCTGCACCGGTACGCCTACCCCCTGGGTCGCGTGTGCGGCAAAGACCGGAACACCGTCTTCGCGTCCTTCGAACTGCGGCATGACGAGAAAATCGTCGGCTTCGGCGAGGCCTTCGGCCGGTTCGACAAGGTCGGCACCTCGCAGATGCTCTGGCTGCAGGAAGCGTTCGGCAACGCCAGCCCCGCCTCCTATAAGCAGGTTCCGTTCTATATCTCGAACCACGGACACGCCGCCTTCGTGCACACCTCCAACGCGGTGCGCTTCGACGTCGGAAGCCGCGAGCACACCGCGATGTCGGTGATGATCGAAGACACCGACGCTCTCGACATGTTCGTCATCGCCGGAAAGCCCGCCGAGATTCTGCCGCGCTACACGTCTTTGACGGGCGCGCCAGCAGTGCCGCCGCCGTGGTCGTTCGGGTTCTGGCTGGGCCGGATCACCTACGACTCGCAAGAGCAGGTCGAGGCCGTCGCCAAGGAACTGCGCGAGAGACGCATCCCCACCGACGTCATCCACATCGACACCGGTTGGTTCAAAAAGGACTACACCTGCGACCTCACGTTCTCGCCCACCCGGTTCCCCGACCCGGCCGGAATGATGGCCCGTCTTCGCGAACAGGGCATCCGGGTGTGTCTTTGGCAGTGGCCGAACTACAACGTCGCCAGCCCGCTCTTCGATGAGGGGCTGGAAGGCGGTTACCTCGCCAAGCGCACCAGCGGCCATGCTTTCACCTTCCCCGGCGGTTATGGGCAGGACGCCGGAATGATCGACTTCTCCAACCCCGAAGCCGTCGAGTGGTACCAGGGAAAGCTTGCTGCCCTGTTCGAATTAGGGGTTTCGTCGATCAAGGTGGACTACGGCGAAGGTGCCGTCCCGTCCGCGAGCTACGCGAATATTCCGTCGGAGTCGATGCGCAACCTCTACCCGCTGCTCTACCAAGACGCGGTCTGGCAAGCGTCAGTGCGGGCCGGCGGGGAAGATGCCGTCATTTGGGCACGTGCGGGGTGGGCCGGGTCGCAGCGGTATCCGATCCACTGGAGCGGCGACGGCATCGCCCGTTTCGAGGACCTGCCGTGCGTGCTGCGCGGGATGTTGTCGATGGGTCTGTCCGGTTTCTGTTTCTACAGCCACGACGTCGGGGGCTTCTCCGGCAATCCCAGCCCGGAGCTCTACATCAGGTGGCTGCAGTTGGGCGTCTTCTCCTCACACGTCCGCGCGCACGGATCCCCGCCGCGAGAACCGTGGGAATACGGTTCGCACGCCGAAGAGGTCACCCGCCGCTACCTGGATCTTCGCTACCGGTTGATGCCATACCTGTTCACCGCCGCGGTCGAGGGGGCGCGCCGATCGCTGCCCGTTGCGCGTCCGCTGATCCTGGATTCCCCGGAGGACCCGATCAGCTGGAACATCGATGATGTCTACCTCTTCGGCCCGGATATCTTGGTGGCTCCGATCCTGCAGGAGGGCGCTACCAGTCGTACCGCTTACCTGCCTTCGGGTGCCTGGTTGAACTTCTGGACCGGCGAATCGGTGACAGGCGGCGCGTTCGTCACCGTCGAGGCCGACTTGGAAACGCTGCCACTGTTCGTGCGCAGCGGCTCGATGATCCCGATGGGACCCGAGCAGCAATACGTCGGGGAGCACCCGTGCGACCCGCTCGAACTGCACTTCTGGGGGCCCACGACCAGCGGCGAACAGGCTGTACATATCGCCCAGGGCAAGGTCGTAAAGGTTGCGTGGCAGACCGTCGACGGCAAGTTGGAGGTCGACGCGGTCGGTGCACCCGGGCTTGTAGAGATCGTTATGCACCACGGCGGGGTAGTCCCATCCGGATACCGGAGTATCGAGCGCTAA
- a CDS encoding ABC transporter substrate-binding protein: MKVGTSPGAGNYDAVDEQDPNKIVGVEPDLYDAVSKCVGFSWELQKQDFSGLIPAMQAGQINMISSGMYASDERAQQINFVQYMKAGEASMVAKGNPKGLTSIESTCGMTAAQVTGTVENAIFDKQSAACEAAGKPAIVALSFQDNSQAVSAVAQGRADIFLTDSGVAAYLAAKFPKLEIGFPIVSDFVFGFGFAKDNADLTNAFQDALTLFYKNGDLEKMIVKWGFDASQIFEPAIKS; encoded by the coding sequence GTGAAAGTGGGTACCTCGCCGGGCGCTGGGAATTATGACGCTGTCGACGAGCAGGACCCGAACAAAATTGTGGGGGTCGAGCCAGATCTTTACGACGCAGTGAGCAAATGTGTCGGATTCTCGTGGGAGCTTCAGAAGCAAGACTTCAGTGGACTGATTCCGGCTATGCAGGCTGGCCAGATCAACATGATTTCGTCCGGAATGTATGCCTCTGACGAACGTGCGCAGCAGATCAACTTCGTCCAGTACATGAAGGCGGGGGAGGCGTCGATGGTCGCCAAGGGCAACCCGAAGGGCCTGACGTCGATCGAATCCACCTGCGGAATGACTGCCGCTCAGGTGACGGGGACTGTCGAGAACGCAATTTTCGACAAGCAGAGTGCTGCCTGCGAAGCCGCAGGAAAGCCTGCAATCGTGGCTTTGTCGTTCCAGGACAACAGTCAAGCGGTGAGCGCTGTTGCTCAGGGTCGCGCTGACATCTTTCTGACCGACAGCGGGGTGGCTGCCTACCTCGCGGCGAAATTCCCGAAGCTCGAGATTGGATTCCCAATCGTGTCAGACTTCGTGTTTGGTTTCGGATTCGCCAAGGATAATGCAGATTTAACGAATGCGTTCCAAGACGCTCTCACCCTGTTCTACAAAAATGGCGATCTGGAAAAAATGATTGTCAAGTGGGGTTTCGATGCGTCGCAGATTTTCGAACCGGCAATCAAGTCTTAA
- a CDS encoding amino acid ABC transporter permease/ATP-binding protein, which produces MTLFWHYLTSSFLWEGLLSAVQVAAIAMVLALVLGLILATMRESKHWWIRLPATIYVWIMRGTPLLLQLIYIYNVLPEFGITLNTFQAAVIGFALNEAAFSGEIIRGGIRSVARTQIVAAQSLGMSSSLTLVRVVLPQALRAIVPALSNNAISLLKSTSLAYVIALSEVMSRAVSVASQNFEYIPVLSAAGVVYLAATTILTGGQMLLERKFSLDRDTTSGPMQRMFGSGIRQIRSKMRTERAEDMATHEVKNDAGEVLSSNSEVPLTKPATGGVAEMVKTSSKPEQKTSGEVFVTCRNISKSYGPRPILRSVDLDVKAGEVVVIMGPSGSGKSTLLRLINHLEPMDGGEILVDGKHVGYRRVKGELKPVGNLAKARADARIGMVFQHFNLFDHLPVIDNVTIAPTRVYKENPADVKRRAIGLLTDVGLHRHIDHLPHRLSGGQQQRVAIARALAITPNLMLFDEPTSALDPELVGEVLSVIRKLADAGMTMIIVTHEVRFARDVADKVVFMDEGVVVEQGTPQEVLENPQNPRTRQFLNMVAREEAV; this is translated from the coding sequence ATGACGCTTTTTTGGCACTATCTCACCTCCTCCTTTTTGTGGGAGGGATTACTATCGGCAGTCCAAGTAGCCGCGATTGCTATGGTGCTAGCGTTAGTCTTGGGATTGATCTTGGCCACTATGCGCGAATCAAAGCACTGGTGGATTCGCCTTCCAGCAACGATTTATGTCTGGATTATGCGCGGTACACCGCTGCTCCTCCAGTTAATCTACATTTACAACGTATTGCCTGAGTTTGGTATAACGTTAAACACTTTCCAGGCGGCAGTTATTGGGTTTGCTTTGAATGAAGCGGCTTTTTCAGGGGAGATTATTCGCGGCGGTATCCGGTCGGTAGCTCGTACACAAATTGTCGCGGCGCAATCTTTAGGCATGTCATCGTCGTTGACTTTGGTCAGGGTAGTGTTACCGCAGGCTCTACGAGCCATTGTTCCCGCTTTATCAAACAACGCAATCTCGCTGCTGAAATCAACCTCGCTGGCCTATGTTATCGCGTTAAGTGAAGTGATGTCCAGAGCAGTATCAGTCGCTTCGCAGAATTTTGAATACATTCCAGTACTTTCGGCCGCAGGTGTCGTTTACTTAGCTGCCACTACGATATTGACCGGAGGGCAGATGTTGCTTGAACGCAAGTTCTCCCTCGACCGCGACACTACCTCCGGCCCCATGCAGCGCATGTTTGGCAGCGGCATTCGCCAGATTCGCTCGAAAATGCGTACAGAGCGGGCCGAAGACATGGCTACGCACGAGGTGAAGAACGATGCAGGGGAGGTTCTGAGCTCGAACAGCGAAGTTCCGCTGACGAAGCCTGCAACCGGCGGCGTCGCCGAAATGGTCAAGACCAGCTCGAAACCTGAGCAAAAGACTAGCGGCGAAGTTTTTGTGACCTGCCGCAATATTTCCAAGTCCTACGGCCCTCGCCCCATCCTTCGCAGCGTCGACCTCGACGTGAAAGCCGGCGAGGTCGTCGTCATCATGGGACCCAGTGGCTCGGGCAAGAGCACCCTGCTGCGGCTGATCAACCACCTCGAGCCGATGGACGGCGGCGAAATTCTCGTCGACGGCAAGCACGTTGGATATCGCCGGGTCAAGGGCGAACTGAAGCCGGTCGGCAATCTTGCCAAGGCCCGCGCGGATGCTCGGATCGGAATGGTATTCCAGCACTTCAACCTGTTCGACCATCTTCCGGTGATCGACAACGTGACGATTGCACCGACGCGCGTTTACAAGGAGAACCCGGCCGATGTGAAGCGCCGGGCGATCGGCCTTCTCACGGATGTGGGGCTGCACCGTCATATCGACCACCTGCCGCATCGCCTTTCCGGCGGTCAGCAGCAACGTGTGGCTATTGCGCGAGCCCTGGCGATTACCCCGAATTTGATGCTCTTCGATGAGCCAACATCGGCACTCGACCCGGAGCTGGTTGGCGAAGTGTTATCCGTCATCCGCAAGCTGGCCGACGCTGGTATGACGATGATTATCGTGACCCACGAAGTGCGTTTCGCTCGCGACGTTGCCGACAAGGTCGTCTTTATGGACGAGGGTGTCGTTGTCGAGCAGGGCACCCCGCAAGAGGTTCTGGAGAACCCGCAGAACCCGCGCACCCGGCAATTCTTGAACATGGTGGCCCGCGAAGAAGCCGTGTGA
- a CDS encoding GntR family transcriptional regulator has product MTTATQNTGRRSLPLTLPALLGATTLPGRLYSELESAIIRGTLQPGERLHADDLAKHFGVSRIPIREALSSLGQAGWVEIKPRHGVHVRERTVVELNELFDFRADVEALVARWAAERRTDSDLVNLKLAVERTRDAGATVADDDGNGFIGFREALRQAAHNSVLAATSASLEKRARFYFSTVQDQLGSDWVQLEQQVLDYVVAGDGEKAAALTGEHIRDTGVAVHQILFGNSV; this is encoded by the coding sequence ATGACTACAGCGACGCAAAATACAGGTCGACGATCGTTGCCGCTGACTCTGCCCGCACTCCTTGGAGCGACCACGCTTCCAGGCCGGCTCTACAGTGAGCTCGAGTCAGCCATCATTCGGGGCACACTGCAACCGGGCGAGCGGCTGCACGCCGACGACCTCGCAAAGCATTTTGGTGTGAGCCGGATTCCGATTCGGGAGGCGCTCAGCTCGCTGGGTCAAGCCGGATGGGTGGAGATCAAGCCGCGGCACGGAGTGCACGTCCGCGAGAGAACCGTTGTCGAGTTGAACGAACTGTTCGATTTTCGGGCCGACGTCGAAGCACTCGTCGCTCGTTGGGCCGCGGAGCGCCGGACCGATTCTGACCTGGTCAATTTGAAGCTGGCGGTTGAGCGGACCCGAGACGCCGGGGCAACCGTGGCCGACGATGACGGCAATGGGTTTATCGGGTTCCGCGAGGCGCTACGCCAGGCGGCACATAACAGCGTGTTGGCCGCCACTTCGGCGAGCTTGGAAAAGCGGGCCCGTTTCTACTTCTCCACCGTGCAGGACCAGCTCGGAAGCGATTGGGTCCAACTGGAGCAGCAGGTCCTCGACTACGTGGTTGCGGGTGACGGCGAGAAAGCTGCCGCGCTCACCGGCGAACACATCCGCGACACCGGGGTGGCAGTTCATCAGATCCTGTTCGGAAATTCTGTCTGA
- a CDS encoding MarR family winged helix-turn-helix transcriptional regulator: MTHPNSLDHATTLLELDKQVCFGLVVAARGIVSLYKPILEPLGLTHPQYLVMLALWQHDRLSVKDLSSLLQLDPGTLSPLLKRLETAGLLRRARDQHDERLLAVSLTDAGTELRKQALQIPPAVMKQLEMTAEELEHLRDILNRVISATS; this comes from the coding sequence ATGACCCATCCCAATTCGCTAGATCACGCCACAACGTTGCTTGAGCTAGATAAGCAGGTGTGCTTCGGATTGGTCGTGGCAGCTCGCGGCATTGTCTCGCTCTACAAGCCCATCTTGGAGCCTTTGGGCCTGACGCATCCGCAGTACTTAGTGATGTTGGCCCTCTGGCAGCACGATCGACTGTCGGTGAAAGACCTCAGCAGCCTCCTGCAGTTGGACCCCGGAACGCTATCGCCCTTGCTCAAGCGCCTTGAGACCGCCGGCCTGTTGCGGCGCGCGCGCGATCAGCATGATGAGCGGCTTCTCGCGGTGAGTCTCACCGATGCGGGCACAGAGCTGCGAAAACAAGCTCTGCAGATTCCGCCCGCCGTGATGAAGCAACTCGAGATGACTGCCGAAGAACTTGAGCACCTGAGGGATATTTTAAATCGCGTCATTAGTGCCACCTCGTGA